From the genome of Lotus japonicus ecotype B-129 chromosome 6, LjGifu_v1.2, one region includes:
- the LOC130722375 gene encoding protein DETOXIFICATION 41-like, translating into MSLENGYQPLLLRLDSHSSIPDLSPDTIEEFLENGPIELRWWPRLVAWESRLLWILSGASIVVSIFNYMLSFVTLMFTGHLGSLELAGASIAAVGIQGLAYGIMLGMASAVQTVCGQAYGAKKYSAMGMILQRAIILHLGAAVILTFLYWFSGPFLKAIGQSDSIAEQGQIFAHGIILQLYAFALCCPMQRFLQAQNIVNPLAYMSVGVFLLHVLLSWLVVYVLDYGLLGAAFTLSFSWWLLVILNGSYIIFSPRCKQTWTGFTIKAFKGIWPYFKLTMASAVMLCLEIWYNQGLVLISGLLSNPTIALDTISICMNYLNWDMQFMLGLSAAASVRVSNELGAAHPRVARFSVFVVNGTSILISIVFCAIILIFRVSLSKLFTTDSAVIEDVSSLTPLLAISVFLNGIQPILSGVAIGSGWQAVVAYVNLASYYVIGLTVGCVLGFKTTLGVAGIWWGMILGVLVQTATLIILTARTNWNAEVDKAVARIKRSAEDETLTQLIANE; encoded by the exons ATGAGCTTGGAAAACGGATACCAACCGTTACTCCTCAGGCTTGACTCACACTCTAGCATCCCAGACTTGTCACCGGACACCATAGAAGAGTTTTTGGAAAATGGACCAATTGAGTTGAGATGGTGGCCTCGGCTTGTTGCTTGGGAATCAAGGCTCCTTTGGATCCTCTCTGGGGCTTCCATTGTTGTCTCAATTTTCAATTACATGCTGAGTTTTGTGACACTCATGTTTACTGGCCATCTGGGGTCTCTTGAGCTTGCTGGGGCATCTATAGCTGCAGTTGGAATTCAGGGTCTTGCTTATGGGATTATG TTGGGGATGGCAAGTGCAGTGCAAACTGTGTGTGGGCAAGCATATGGGGCAAAAAAATATTCCGCAATGGGCATGATATTGCAAAGAGCAATCATCTTACACTTgggagctgcagtgattctcaCATTTCTCTATTGGTTCTCAGGGCCCTTTCTAAAAGCCATAGGGCAGTCAGATAGCATAGCTGAACAAGGCCAAATTTTTGCTCATGGAATCATTCTTCAACTCTATGCATTTGCACTCTGCTGCCCAATGCAGAGGTTCCTCCAAGCACAGAACATTGTAAATCCTCTGGCATATATGTCAGTTGGGGTCTTCCTTCTGCATGTGCTTCTCAGCTGGCTAGTTGTCTATGTTTTGGACTATGGACTTCTTGGTGCTGCCTTTACTCTTAGCTTTTCTTGGTGGCTTCTTGTCATTTTAAATGGTTCCTACATCATTTTTAGCCCAAGATGTAAGCAAACTTGGACTGGCTTCACTATAAAAGCCTTCAAAGGAATTTGGCCTTATTTCAAGCTCACAATGGCTTCTGCTGTGATGTTATG TTTGGAGATATGGTACAATCAAGGACTAGTACTTATATCTGGGTTACTATCCAATCCTACAATCGCACTGGACACTATTTCCATTTG TATGAACTATTTGAACTGGGACATGCAATTTATGTTGGGCCTAAGTGCAGCAGCCAG TGTTCGAGTTAGCAATGAATTAGGAGCAGCTCATCCAAGAGTTGCAAGATTTTCTGTCTTTGTAGTGAACGGAACCAGCATTCTTATCAGTATAGTTTTCTGTGCAATCATTTTGATTTTCCGTGTTAGTTTGAGCAAGCTTTTCACTACTGACTCTGCAGTCATTGAGGATGTATCTAGTTTGACTCCATTGCTTGCCATCTCTGTTTTTCTAAATGGCATTCAACCAATACTTTCGG GAGTTGCAATTGGAAGTGGGTGGCAAGCAGTAGTGGCTTATGTAAACTTGGCTTCTTACTATGTCATCGGTCTTACCGTTGGATGTGTTCTTGGCTTTAAAACAACTTTAGGAGTAGCT GGCATTTGGTGGGGCATGATCCTTGGAGTTCTTGTACAAACAGCAACTCTAATAATTCTGACTGCTAGAACAAATTGGAATGCAGAG GTTGACAAAGCTGTTGCTCGTATCAAAAGATCTGCAGAAGATGAGACCCTTACTCAATTGATTGCCAACGAATAG
- the LOC130722377 gene encoding polyamine oxidase 2-like translates to MESRIKRNPQLTRAPCYGNVSRQQERTPSVIVIGGGMAGIAAARALQDASFQVVLLESRERLGGRIHTDYSFGFPVDLGASWLHGVSNENPLASVIGRLGLPLYRTSGDNSVLYDHDLESYALFDMDGNQVPQELVTKVGEIFENILQETDKVRKESDEDISIHRGLSIVFERKPELRLEGLSHKVLQWYLCRMEGWFAADSDTISLKGWDQEVLLAGGHGLMVRGYLPVINTLAKGLDIRLGHRVTKIVRRHNGVKVTVESGKTFVADAAVVAVPLGVLKAGTIVFEPKLPEWKEAAIADLGIGLENKIVLHFENVFWPNVEFLGVVADTSYGCSYFLNLHKAAGHPVLVYMPSGQLAKDIQKMADEAAANFAFLQLKKILPDATSPIQYLVSRWGSDINSLGSYSYDAVGKPHELYERLRVPVDNLFFAGEATSMSYPGSVHGAYSTGMMAAEDCRMRVLERYGELDLLHPAMGEEATLSIPLQISRM, encoded by the exons ATGGAGTCGAGAATTAAGAGAAATCCCCAATTAACCAGAG CTCCTTGCTATGGGAATGTTAGCAGGCAGCAGGAGAGGACACCATCCGTCATTGTCATTGGTGGAGGCATGGCTGGGATTGCGGCTGCTCGTGCGCTTCAAGATGCTTCATTTCAG GTTGTTCTATTAGAGTCAAGGGAAAGACTTGGTGGCCGAATTCACACCGATTACTCATTTGGCTTTCCTGTTGACCTGGGAGCATCATG GTTGCATGGAGTTTCCAATGAGAATCCACTGGCTTCAGTGATTGGGAGGCTGGGGCTACCCCTTTATCGTACTAGTGGGGATAACTCCGTGCTCTATGACCATGATTTGGAAAG CTATGCCCTTTTTGATATGGATGGGAATCAAGTTCCCCAAGAGTTGGTAACTAAAGTTGGTGAAATATTCGAGAATATTTTGCAGGAG ACAGATAAAGTAAGAAAGGAATCTGATGAAGACATATCCATACATCGTGGTCTTTCTATTGTTTTTGAAAGGAAGCCTGAATTGAG GTTGGAAGGGCTTTCCCATAAGGTGCTTCAGTGGTATCTATGCAGAATGGAGGGCTGGTTTGCTGCAGACTCTGATACAATTTCACTGAAAGGTTGGGATCAG GAGGTACTGCTCGCTGGTGGTCATGGTCTGATGGTCAGGGGCTACTTGCCTGTCATAAATACCCTAGCCAAGGGTCTTGATATTCGCCTAGGGCACAG GGTCACAAAAATAGTTAGGCGACATAATGGAGTAAAGGTGACAGTGGAAAGTGGTAAAACATTTGTTGCTGATGCTGCTGTTGTTGCTGTCCCTCTTGGGGTGCTTAAAGCGGGGACCATAGTATTTGAGCCAAAGCTCCCGGAATGGAAGGAAGCAGCAATTGCTGATCTCGGGATCGGACTTGAGAATAAAATCGTTTTACactttgaaaatgttttttggCCTAATGTGGAGTTCTTGGGAGTAGTTGCAGATACATCTTATGGATGCAGCTACTTCCTTAATCTCCACAAGGCTGCAGGTCATCCTGTTCTTGTTTATATGCCTTCTGGACAGCTGGCCAAAGACATTCAGAAAATGGCTGATGAAGCAGCTGCTAACTTTGCTTTCTTACAGCTGAAGAAGATCCTTCCTGATGCTACATCACCG ATTCAGTATCTTGTGTCTCGGTGGGGCTCAGATATAAATTCACTAGGTTCATATAGCTATGACGCAGTAGGTAAACCCCATGAACTGTATGAGAGGCTAAGGGTTCCAGTAGATAACTTGTTCTTTGCAGGGGAAGCAACAAGTATGAGCTATCCTGGTTCTGTTCATGGTGCATACTCCACTGGAATGATGGCTGCTGAAGATTGCAGGATGCGGGTGCTGGAGCGGTATGGGGAGCTAGATCTGTTGCATCCAGCGATGGGAGAGGAGGCTACCTTGTCCATCCCACTTCAGATCTCTCGTATGTAA